The Streptomyces sp. NBC_01255 genome window below encodes:
- a CDS encoding DUF2530 domain-containing protein, which translates to MAKWTPKHEAPEPLEGPVVATITGGTILWFALFLVQVPFYGWFDDRDLTWWVWTCLAGGGLGLIGIWYVRGREAAIKRHAAEARTAEAAGNPETTPDTTPETTPGA; encoded by the coding sequence ATGGCGAAGTGGACACCGAAGCACGAGGCACCCGAGCCCCTCGAAGGGCCCGTCGTCGCCACCATCACCGGCGGCACGATCCTCTGGTTCGCGCTCTTCCTCGTCCAGGTCCCCTTCTACGGCTGGTTCGACGACCGCGACCTGACCTGGTGGGTGTGGACCTGCCTGGCGGGCGGCGGGCTCGGCCTGATCGGCATCTGGTACGTACGGGGACGCGAAGCGGCGATCAAGCGGCACGCGGCGGAGGCGCGGACGGCGGAGGCGGCGGGGAACCCCGAGACGACCCCGGACACGACCCCGGAGACGACCCCCGGCGCATGA